In a genomic window of Corvus hawaiiensis isolate bCorHaw1 chromosome Z, bCorHaw1.pri.cur, whole genome shotgun sequence:
- the ST8SIA3 gene encoding sia-alpha-2,3-Gal-beta-1,4-GlcNAc-R:alpha 2,8-sialyltransferase, translating to MRSCKMVRVASVLGLVMLSVALLILSLISYVSLKKDNIFGAPRAAGAAGPRMYMFHAGFRSQFALKFLDPSFVPITNSLGQELQDKPSKWAFNRSAFAHQRQEILQHVDVIKNFSLTKSSVRIGQLMHYDYSSHKYVFSISNNFRSLLPDVSPILNKHYNICAVVGNSGILTGSQCGQEIDKSDFVFRCNFAPTEAFQKDVGKKTNLTTFNPSILEKYYNNLLTIQDRNNFFLSLKKLDGAILWIPAFFFHTSATVTRTLVDFFVEHRGQLKVQLAWPGNIMQHVNRYWRNKHLSPKRLSTGILMYTLASAICDEIHLYGFWPFGFDPNTREDLPYHYYDKKGTKFTTKWQESHQLPAEFQLLYRMHGEGLAKLTLSHCA from the exons ATGCGGAGCTGCAAGATGGTGCGGGTGGCCAGCGTGCTGGGGCTCGTCATGCTCAGCGTGGCGCTGCTCATCCTGTCCCTCATCAGCTACGTCTCGCTCAAGAAGGACAACATCTTCGGggcgccccgcgccgccggcgCCGCCGGGCCCCGCATGTACATGTTCCACGCGGGATTCAG GTCCCAGTTTGCGCTGAAGTTCCTGGACCCCTCGTTCGTCCCCATCACCAACTCCctgggccaggagctgcaggacaaGCCCTCCAAGTGGGCCTTCAACCGGAGCGCCTTCGCCCACCAGAG GCAAGAAATCCTTCAGCATGTTGACGTCATCAAAAACTTTTCTCTGACCAAGAGCAGCGTTCGGATCGGGCAGCTGATGCACTACGATTATTCCAGCCATAAGTACGTTTTCTCCATCAGCAATAACTTCAGGTCTCTGCTCCCTGATGTGTCTCCCATCCTGAACAAGCACTACAACATCTGCGCTGTGGTCGGCAACAGTGGGATCCTGACCGGGAGCCAGTGCGGGCAGGAAATTGATAAATCAGATTTTGTCTTTCGGTGCAATTTTGCTCCAACCGAGGCTTTCCAGAAAGATGttggaaagaaaaccaacctTACCACCTTCAACCCCAGCATCCTGGAGAAGTATTACAACAACCTCTTGACCATTCAGGATCGCAACAACTTCTTTTTAAGTTTGAAAAAGCTTGATGGGGCCATTCTTTGGAtccctgcttttttcttccacacGTCAGCAACAGTCACGAGAACACTGGTTGACTTCTTCGTTGAGCACAGAGGGCAGCTAAAGGTCCAGTTGGCTTGGCCAGGAAATATCATGCAGCATGTTAACAG GTACTGGAGGAACAAGCACTTGTCCCCGAAGCGGCTGAGCACAGGTATCCTCATGTACACCCTGGCTTCGGCCATATGTGATGAGATCCACCTGTATGGATTCTGGCCCTTCGGCTTCGACCCCAACACGCGGGAGGACCTCCCGTACCACTACTATGACAAGAAGGGAACCAAGTTCACGACCAAGTGGCAGGAGTCCcaccagctgcctgcagagTTCCAGCTGCTCTACAGGATGCACGGTGAAGGACTGGCCAAACTCACCTTGTCGCATTGTGCCTAA